A window of the Dictyostelium discoideum AX4 chromosome 4 chromosome, whole genome shotgun sequence genome harbors these coding sequences:
- a CDS encoding Sel1-like repeat-containing protein (Similar to TPR), producing the protein MLTISRGLLATSKTKNFKSVFSKSFGNFFKDGELVENTKENENNQETIKEKQQQPQQQQNDGILFNGSIAYRDMENHEFSQSNYPTMTTTYTEREEERIKKNTILSKDKEAKDKMVQLHIQKDPTKKELVENFYRDYRNKEMEKKIGIELTERDREFVYDNITLDPPANPQKQLEFLLESIKSNESLMFTDQEYQVYHYLLNHKNSLTKEQLEQIEVNSKEDFKLANKLYVAGSLAKSFQVFKKLSDSLNHAMSDILIANMYFTGVLPKENNNNNNNNNNNNNNNNNNNNNNNNNNNNNSGGFKSITESILANDKGKPDYGLAFKHFYKAATVSKMPVAFGMMGELIYKGLVKDFDYYFKGGAAAASTILDSNEKRLSMAKVCFAIASQLGLKSSTQQLAFLFLNEMKNDNGAIEILKRLALKHNDINAVTTIGALILEDHPSTAKDLWLYASKMGDSNAQTNLGRYYYNHSKNPDYNNAFLLWSAASKHNNPDAQFYLGGMFHSGLVVEKDIKKSLRLYEISAKNGNSNSQFLIGRAYIEGDGVEKNLEVGYKFLSKSINQDNQTALNYLNDLDETEKEKYLNKKK; encoded by the coding sequence ATGTTAACAATATCAAGAGGATTATTAGCCACAAGTAAAactaaaaactttaaatcagttttttcaaaatcatttggtaatttttttaaagatggtGAATTGGTAGAAAAcacaaaagaaaatgaaaacaatCAAGAAACAATAAAAGAGAAACAGCAACagccacaacaacaacaaaatgatggtatattatttaatggtaGTATAGCTTATAGAGATATGGAAAATCATGAATTTTCACAATCAAATTATCCAACCATGACAACAACCTACACTGAAAGAGAAGAAgagagaattaaaaaaaatactattcTAAGTAAAGATAAGGAAGCTAAAGATAAGATGGTACAATTACATATTCAAAAAGATCCAACAAAGAAAGAGTTGGTAGAGAATTTTTATAGAGATTatagaaataaagaaatggAGAAAAAGATAGGTATAGAATTAACCGAAAGAGATAGAGAGTTTGTTTACGATAACATTACATTGGATCCACCAGCAAATCCACAAAAACAACTTGAATTCCTCCtcgaatcaattaaatccaaTGAATCATTAATGTTTACAGATCAAGAGTATCAAGTATATCATTACCTCTTAAATCATAAAAACTCTTTAACAAAAGAACAATTGGAGCAGATTGAAGTAAACTCTAAAGAAGATTTCAAACTTGCAAATAAATTATACGTTGCAGGTAGTTTAGCAAAAAGTTTTcaagtatttaaaaaattatcagaTTCATTAAATCATGCAATGtctgatattttaattgcaAATATGTATTTTACAGGTGTTCTTCCAAaagagaataataataataataataataataataataataataataataataataataataataataataataataataataataataataatagtggtggttTTAAAAGTATAACTGAAAGTATTTTAGCAAATGATAAAGGTAAACCAGATTATGGTTTAGCATTTAAACATTTCTATAAAGCAGCAACAGTATCAAAGATGCCCGTTGCATTTGGAATGATGGgtgaattaatttataaaggTTTAGTAAAAGATTtcgattattattttaaaggtGGTGCTGCTGCTGCTTCCACTATATTAGATTCAAACGaaaaaagattatcaatGGCAAAGGTTTGTTTTGCGATTGCATCACAACTTGGATTAAAGTCATCGACTCAACAATTggcatttttatttttaaatgaaatgaaaaatgatAATGGAGCAATCGAGATATTAAAACGTTTAGCATTAAAACATAATGATATCAATGCAGTCACAACCATTGGTGCATTGATATTAGAGGATCATCCATCAACCGCTAAAGATCTATGGTTATATGCAAGTAAAATGGGTGATTCAAATGCTCAAACCAATTTAGGTCGTTACTATTATAATCATAGTAAAAATCCAGACTATAATAATGCATTCTTACTTTGGAGTGCCGCTTCAAAGCATAACAATCCAGATGCTCAATTTTATTTAGGTGGAATGTTTCATTCTGGTTTAGTTGTggaaaaagatattaaaaaatcactTAGACTCTATGAAATCTCTGCAAAGAATGGTAATTCAAATTCACAATTCCTCATTGGTAGAGCCTATATCGAAGGTGACGGTGtagaaaaaaatttagaagtTGGTTATAAATTCttatcaaaatcaatcaatcaggATAATCAAACagctttaaattatttaaatgatttagatgaaactgaaaaagaaaaatatttaaataaaaaaaaataa